A region from the Candidatus Hydrogenedentota bacterium genome encodes:
- a CDS encoding recombinase family protein, whose translation IHERRAERLTHGAKVKRGQLSAVQQGRYGTGPAPYGYRRGREGENPLEVDDAEAEVVRMIFREYLNTRSTGKVVEYLQSKGIATRKGNRWSRQAISIILSNRTYRGRVSYGEIETQGLHEAIIDPALFYKANALRERKRRNRSRR comes from the coding sequence CATTCATGAACGGCGGGCTGAACGCTTGACGCATGGCGCGAAGGTGAAGCGGGGGCAACTCAGTGCTGTACAGCAAGGGCGCTATGGCACTGGTCCGGCGCCTTACGGGTACCGGCGCGGCAGAGAGGGCGAGAATCCCCTTGAGGTGGACGATGCCGAGGCCGAAGTGGTACGCATGATTTTCCGCGAGTATCTCAATACGCGCAGCACGGGAAAAGTCGTCGAGTATTTACAGTCGAAAGGGATTGCCACTCGAAAGGGCAACAGGTGGTCGCGTCAGGCGATCTCGATCATATTGTCCAACCGCACGTACCGGGGCAGAGTGAGTTACGGCGAGATCGAAACGCAAGGGCTTCACGAAGCTATCATCGATCCCGCGCTCTTTTACAAGGCAAACGCGCTTCGTGAACGAAAACGGCGCAATCGCAGCCGCAGATGA
- a CDS encoding GntR family transcriptional regulator, translated as MKPMLLSIDINSSVAVYVQIENQVQFAIAAGKLKAGDQLPSVRELSERLRVNPNTVAKAYRDLEVMGLLYTRRGMGVFVNKGIEVKCREECRRRTLEGLHCIVAEAKIAGMECDELVEAVTKSFELDSEPYAETPPEVVALAKLRNRD; from the coding sequence ATGAAACCAATGTTACTGAGCATCGACATCAACAGCAGTGTGGCCGTTTACGTCCAGATCGAGAACCAGGTGCAGTTCGCCATTGCTGCGGGCAAGCTGAAAGCAGGAGACCAGTTGCCGTCGGTTCGGGAGCTTTCCGAGCGCCTGCGCGTGAACCCGAACACGGTTGCGAAGGCTTACCGGGACCTCGAGGTGATGGGTCTGCTGTACACGCGCAGGGGCATGGGCGTTTTCGTGAACAAAGGCATTGAGGTCAAATGCCGCGAAGAATGCCGCCGACGCACGCTCGAGGGTCTTCATTGCATTGTTGCAGAAGCCAAGATCGCGGGCATGGAGTGCGACGAACTCGTGGAGGCCGTCACGAAGAGCTTCGAACTGGATTCAGAGCCCTACGCGGAGACCCCTCCCGAAGTGGTCGCTTTGGCAAAACTCCGCAACCGTGACTAA